The Fluviispira sanaruensis sequence TTTTTGATAACTATAAGAATATTGATCAATCTATTCCATTTTTTACATTGGAAAGATATTATCAATATTTAAAACCTTATCCTGCATTTTTTACCACACTTTCTGGAAATAATGGTGAATCCCAATATGTTACATTAATAAAGAGAATAAGCCAACTCAAAAAAACAGATGCCGCTATTGTTGAATATTTAACCAGTGAACATGAAATATTAAAAGACTATTATGCAAAAGAATTTAATGCTAAAAAAATAGGAATTGTTGAACCTCCTTCGACAGGTCAAGTACTTGGCCGCCAACCTGCTAAGTCATTTTATACAGAATATCAACAATATAAAGATGCTGAGAGAAATGCATCTATAGCTGAAACATCAGATTTTAGAAGATCTTTTTATCAGGATATTGAGAAAAATAAAGAAATACTCGAAAAACAATCCTCATTACTATCGACTCCAGTTATTTGGATAACAAACACAAACTTAATTATTCCTGCGAATATTAAAAGAATTTATGATAATGAAAATAAAGAAACAGAATTTGCAAATATGTGGCACAATGCTCTGTATTCCACGGGTGTTTATAAAATACCAGATCTTCCACCTCCCAAAGCATACGTTGATATAAAAATGGTTGAGTTTGCAATTTTTAATAAAAAAGAAGAATTAAGATCATGCTATAATACTGTGTTACGCAAAAACCCTGTCTTGCAAGGAAACTTAATATTAAGGTGGCGCATTTTAGAAAGCGGAAAGGCTGCAAATATTGTAGTTTTGAAATCAAGCATTCAGGATCAGAATCTGTTAACTTGCATCGAGTCTCGGATATCGGTTTGGAATTTTCCTAAACCAAAGAACGGTTCAGTTATTGTCACTTACCCATTTCAATTTATTGTGACGCAGAAAAAGTGATTGGAATTTAAATGGACGATTTTTCTTTAAAAATCATTCCACTCGGCGGATGTGGCGAGATTGGAATGAACATGACACTATTATGTGTCATGGATAAATATTTTTTTGTCGATGGTGGAGCTTTATTTCCAGACGCTTCTCTCTTGGGTGTTGATCTCATCTTGCCTGATACAAAATTTATTGATGAAAACCAAATTTGGCCTGAAGCTTGGCTGATCACACATGGTCATGAAGATCATATTGGAGCCCTTCCACATCTCTATAAAAAATATCCTGCACCAATTTATGGAACAGAATTTACTATTGAACTCATAAAAGCAAAGTTTGATGACGCAAATATCAATGATGCCATATTAAATAAATGGGATTTTTTTCAAACTGTTTTTTTTAGAAATTTAAAAGTCACGCCTTTTCCAGTAAATCACAGTATTGCTGATGCCTCAGGTCTTTTTTTTGAAACTCAGCTTGGAAATATATTGCACATGGGAGATTTTCGCATAGATTATTATCCGCCTGAAAAAAGTATGACCCATGAAAATATCGAAAAAGTCATAAATGGTAAAAAAGTTCATCTAATGATGAGTGACAGTACAAATTCATTTCAAACTGGAACTGATTTCAGCGAAACTGAAGTACTACCAAGCATAGTCGATTATTTAGATAAAGCTGAAGGCATTGTCGTTATTGCAACATTTGCAAGTAATATTTGGCGACTTCAAAGTATTTTTGAATCCGCTAAATTAACAGGACGCAAAATTGCTTTA is a genomic window containing:
- a CDS encoding AgmX/PglI C-terminal domain-containing protein, encoding MKRKKILSDNAYLHLVVFQTGSIQVEKKLKISSLFTKKVNIGSKPTCDLFIPYARTLLEMCIFKIGRSYVDIILDPRLDGFLNSGNKYGELKEFTSPRGSLAKLTSIEDPLIVPLEYGSRGTIRYSGFDIAFKIEKEQIPKKINSLKGADNNPFALPPYDVSIERNVIPISLIATGLAFVPVLFWLLNAPMKPETGLINLPAEVSLGFIAPDNLRLLPFVFKTQYSDENATKLAVFWVRELQKRWEYAEDGKEYKSIIPFLSNAHKYMDYEIPYENWEKKIFDNYKNIDQSIPFFTLERYYQYLKPYPAFFTTLSGNNGESQYVTLIKRISQLKKTDAAIVEYLTSEHEILKDYYAKEFNAKKIGIVEPPSTGQVLGRQPAKSFYTEYQQYKDAERNASIAETSDFRRSFYQDIEKNKEILEKQSSLLSTPVIWITNTNLIIPANIKRIYDNENKETEFANMWHNALYSTGVYKIPDLPPPKAYVDIKMVEFAIFNKKEELRSCYNTVLRKNPVLQGNLILRWRILESGKAANIVVLKSSIQDQNLLTCIESRISVWNFPKPKNGSVIVTYPFQFIVTQKK